In a single window of the Magnetospirillum sp. WYHS-4 genome:
- a CDS encoding inorganic phosphate transporter gives MDAVQLSLPALVLIIAVALAFDMINGMHDAANSIATIVSTRVLPPKWAVVWAAFFNFIAFLFFGLHVAKMVGTGIVSPTVVDPYLILAALIGAIAWNLITWWIGFPSSSSHALIGGLVGAGLAKAGLDAIVAKGLVKTTVAIFASPMTGMVLALLLFVSFSWLLRNSLPFLVDRRFRQLQFVSASLYSLGHGGNDAQKTMGIIAVLLFSQGYLGGEFHVPLWVVLSAQAAMGLGTLMGGWRIVRTMGSKITDLKPYQGFCAETAGAMTLFGATWLGIPVSTTHTITGAIVGVGMARRSSAVRWGLAGRIVWAWVFTIPAAGAISFASLKVIDLIR, from the coding sequence ATGGACGCCGTCCAGCTCAGCCTTCCCGCCTTGGTGCTCATCATCGCCGTGGCGCTCGCCTTCGACATGATCAACGGAATGCACGATGCGGCGAATTCCATCGCCACCATCGTCTCGACACGGGTCCTGCCGCCCAAGTGGGCCGTCGTCTGGGCGGCCTTCTTCAATTTCATCGCCTTCCTGTTCTTCGGCCTGCACGTGGCCAAGATGGTGGGCACGGGCATCGTCTCGCCCACGGTGGTCGATCCCTATCTGATCCTGGCCGCCTTGATCGGGGCCATCGCCTGGAACCTCATCACCTGGTGGATCGGTTTCCCTTCCTCCAGTTCCCATGCCTTGATCGGCGGACTGGTGGGCGCGGGGCTGGCCAAGGCGGGACTGGATGCCATCGTCGCCAAGGGTCTCGTCAAGACCACCGTCGCCATCTTCGCCTCGCCGATGACCGGCATGGTGCTGGCCCTGCTGCTGTTCGTATCGTTCTCCTGGCTGCTGCGCAACTCCCTGCCCTTCCTGGTGGACAGGCGTTTCCGCCAACTCCAGTTCGTCTCGGCCTCGCTCTATTCCCTGGGCCATGGGGGCAACGACGCCCAGAAGACCATGGGAATCATCGCCGTGCTGCTGTTCTCCCAGGGCTATCTGGGCGGCGAGTTCCACGTGCCGCTCTGGGTGGTTCTTTCGGCCCAGGCCGCGATGGGACTGGGGACGCTGATGGGCGGCTGGCGCATCGTCAGGACCATGGGCTCCAAGATCACCGACCTGAAACCCTATCAGGGTTTCTGTGCCGAAACGGCCGGCGCCATGACCCTGTTCGGTGCCACCTGGCTGGGCATTCCGGTTTCCACCACCCACACCATCACCGGCGCCATCGTCGGCGTCGGCATGGCCCGGCGGTCCTCGGCGGTGCGCTGGGGCCTGGCGGGGCGGATCGTCTGGGCCTGGGTCTTCACCATACCGGCGGCGGGCGCCATTTCCTTCGCCAGCCTGAAGGTTATCGACCTGATCCGCTGA